The Trueperaceae bacterium sequence CGCCATGATGGACACGGACGTTCAGCGCGTCGCCGACACCGTACACTCGACCGTGAAGGAACTGACATGACACCCCCACGCGTCGTGGTCATCGTGCAGGCCCGCATGGGGTCGACGAGGCTACCTGGCAAGGTCCTCATGGACCTCGAGGGGCGTCCGATGCTGGAACGGCAGCTCGAGCGACTTGCCAGAGCCCGCACGCCGGATGCGATCGTCATCGCCACCTCCAAGGACGTGCGCGACCAGCCCATCGTCGATCTAGCAGAGCGGCTCCACATCCCGTTCACGCGAGGCAGCGAAGAGGATGTCCTTGACCGATACACCCAAGCCGCGCGTACCTACGAAGCAGATGTCGTCGCTCGCGTGACCGCCGACTGTCCGCTCGTCGATCCAGCGGTCCTTGATCAATGCGTCCACACGCTCGCCGACGACCCATCGCTCGACTACGCCAGCAACACGCTCGAACGCACCTACCCCCGAGGCCTTGACGTCGAGGCCATGACCCGGTCCACTCTCGAATCCGCAGCCCGCGAGGCAACGGATCCAGCCGACCGAGAACACGTGACACGGTTCATCTGGAGGCAACCCGAACGTTTCCACCTCGGCTCGTTGCAACATTCCACCAACCACAGTCACCTTCGCTGGACCGTCGACACCGACAAGGACCTTCAGGTCATCAAACGCATCTACGCCGACCTGTACGCGCAGAAACCCGACTTCGGGCTCCAGGAAGCGCTCGATCACGCACAGAAGCACCCAGAGGTTCACGCCCACAACCATGACGTGGCTCAGAAGGTGATCTGACCCGTGCGCGTGGCGATCCGAGCAGATGCTGGTCATCACATTGGCCTGGGCCACGTGATGCGTTGTTCGCACCTCGCCGATGAACTGCATCAGCGGGGGCACACTCCACGTTTCGTCTCGAAAACCCACGCAGGGCATGCCGTTGACCTGCTGAAAGAACGTGGGTTCCACGTCCACGACCTACCCGCTCGCATG is a genomic window containing:
- a CDS encoding glycosyltransferase family protein, with amino-acid sequence MVIVQARMGSTRLPGKVLMDLEGRPMLERQLERLARARTPDAIVIATSKDVRDQPIVDLAERLHIPFTRGSEEDVLDRYTQAARTYEADVVARVTADCPLVDPAVLDQCVHTLADDPSLDYASNTLERTYPRGLDVEAMTRSTLESAAREATDPADREHVTRFIWRQPERFHLGSLQHSTNHSHLRWTVDTDKDLQVIKRIYADLYAQKPDFGLQEALDHAQKHPEVHAHNHDVAQKVI